TGCCGATATATAGTAAGCACATGGTTTCCTTGCGCGGCTCAAAGTTTGGATCACGGGTGGCCATGCTTTGCTGCAACCCGTCTCATGCAACCCGCCCTGGGCCAGGTACCGGCATGCAAATCGGTCGCTTCAACAACTTCGGTGATGACAGATTCCAGCTGACAGGCCAAACTGGAGGGCGTTTCGGCCGTGGAGGCCAGTGGAATTCTAATTACCCACCATTTCGCTGACTCGATAAGTGACACAATCGCTCACGCGGAACCGGACTCCTCGACAATATCTTCTGCCCTGAATGCAAATCTACACTCTGATTCTGTCTTGCATATCGATAATATCGATACTTATCCGGCCACTCGTCAGTTTACGCTGATTGCCACAAGAAGTGATAAAGAGTATCTGTTCCAtatcctttccttttctttatctctctttctctttcttttttggtccttcttcttttcttctgttttCTTTGCCCGCCGATTGGTATCAGTATACATGCATTGTTCTACGAGGCAATTGCTTGCTTTGCAGATGATTAATATGTCACTAGAATAAGGAAAAGATAAGGTGTGTGATGATATGCTGGAGCTTTGGTTTATCCAAGAAGATGCGGAACTTTACCACCACACATGCGTTTGTTTCCATTGTTTATGTATTGTGCTGATCTTTTGTCATGCTCGTCTCATCATTCTTACGAAACATGAATCCAGTTGTATTATTATCTGCCAGAAATAACTCaatagaaagaaaggaagggaaaaaaaaaaaaaaagggaactGCCTTAGCTTGCGCCGATGTTTTTAGTTCAAATAGATTGAAATTCGTACTCAatacatcatcatcaagatTTCCCCTCTCACTTCATACCGTTTCACTGGACTTGTCTCGTTCCTTTTCCCACGGCTTTAATCTCTTCGGCTGTTCGCTCGAGGTATCATGACCCGTTAATACCGTGTCTGGTATTTGCTGAATCCCTGGGATCGGTTGACCGGTGGTGATGAGTTCAACTATGTGTGCGAAAGATGACGGATAGGTTGGCTCTTGTGCAGAAGTTCGGGTCGGATTTGAGAGCATGGAaggttccccaggttggacGGATGGGTGGGATGACTGTACTGCTCCTGCGCCTTGTGCCAACCACACTTTGAATGCCGCAAAGTCAAGTGGTGGTGACAGATCTTCTTTCCTAGTAAGCACTGAATGTCAGTCCCGTATCAAAATGATGCGGGAAGTAGCATACCGCGAGAAATAAAAGCATTTTGCCTGTAATACTAGATCATCGTTGCGATTGATCTCAGTCTCACTGGCGGGGACGTCTGGGTGACCAAGTATAATAGAGAGACCATTGGCAAACTCTGAGTCGGTATTAAATGGATATGATTTCAATCTCTCGAATAAGCTTGCCTGAGATGCTCCGGATTGAGGTTCAGTTGTTTGCTCCATTCTGTCCCATTTGCTTCTGTAATATTGATTTGGGGTAGAGAAGCTGCGCTAGAGATAAATCAGAAGTGGGGCTTAGTGAGTGTTTTTCAGGATGCCATACTGTAGCGTCGCCTTGTACCTCATATAGGAGAATATATGGCAATTGACTAATGATCTATCAAATAGAACATATTTTAGTACGCTATTGGTGCGTTTTCGCCAGAATATGATTATCTACAATAATATAAAGTATATTAGGGGTAATATACCAGGGGTAAGATTTGACCGAGGTCCGCGGATTGAATGACGTATGTACTTCTGGGGTAACTTGGAGTATTTCCGCTATCGAATTTCATATGTAAATCTAGCTCTTTCCTGGCTTACATAGTGAATCTATGTGAGTTCTGATGTAATATGCAATATAACGCCGGTCATGCATATGCTTAACTTgagaagggaaaaggaaaaaagagagaaagagagaagaagaagatgaaaaaggaaaagagaaagaaagaaagcatTATCCTGTCGTGTCCATTGTATCCACATTCGCAAGGTGACCGGAAGAAGAATCTTCAACCTTCTCTGGAATCTGCTTGCTTTGACAACCAGGGCAATTATGTACGACCTCATGAGC
The sequence above is a segment of the Aspergillus chevalieri M1 DNA, chromosome 6, nearly complete sequence genome. Coding sequences within it:
- a CDS encoding DUF5572 domain-containing protein (COG:S;~EggNog:ENOG410PS96;~PFAM:PF17733), yielding MEQTTEPQSGASQASLFERLKSYPFNTDSEFANGLSIILGHPDVPASETEINRNDDLVLQAKCFYFSRKEDLSPPLDFAAFKVWLAQGAGAVQSSHPSVQPGEPSMLSNPTRTSAQEPTYPSSFAHIVELITTGQPIPGIQQIPDTVLTGHDTSSEQPKRLKPWEKERDKSSETV